From a region of the Alnus glutinosa chromosome 1, dhAlnGlut1.1, whole genome shotgun sequence genome:
- the LOC133858761 gene encoding zinc finger protein 10-like, giving the protein MEYSGKEGGSETSSEENDRLEQVKDDMGGTKRSYECTFCRRGFTNAQALGGHMNMHRKDRAKAKQIRSPSLAKKSKEEDYIPSRHISSVSCEPSKYSTVFEAQRNYDHRYFQPHPHANFHPSDLFGSRSQSCSMNQELLGANLSLQVGPMQVEDDGMKRGVNKAEEVDLVLRLGHDPY; this is encoded by the coding sequence ATGGAATATTCCGGCAAAGAAGGAGGGTCGGAAACTTCAAGCGAAGAGAATGATCGGCTAGAACAAGTCAAAGACGACATGGGCGGCACAAAACGCTCCTACGAATGCACATTCTGCAGGCGGGGCTTCACCAACGCGCAAGCCTTGGGAGGGCATATGAACATGCACCGGAAAGATCGAGCCAAGGCCAAGCAAATCAGAAGCCCTTCGCTTGCAAAGAAATCAAAAGAGGAGGACTACATCCCTTCTAGACATATTTCATCGGTCTCATGCGAACCATCTAAGTATTCCACAGTTTTCGAGGCGCAAAGGAATTACGACCATAGGTATTTTCAGCCACACCCACATGCTAATTTCCATCCAAGTGATCTGTTTGGGTCGAGGTCCCAATCATGCAGTATGAATCAGGAACTTTTGGGTGCAAATTTGAGCCTTCAAGTCGGCCCCATGCAAGTAGAGGATGATGGAATGAAGAGGGGAGTAAACAAAGCTGAGGAAGTGGATTTGGTGCTTCGATTAGGTCATGATCCATATTGA